The bacterium genome includes a window with the following:
- the ftsZ gene encoding cell division protein FtsZ yields the protein MLELVQEPKYCAKIKLIGVGGGGCNTINYAQSYGIQGVESIAINTDAQVLQMSQAPEKVQIGTNLTAGLGAGGDPEIGRKAAEESREQIRDLVKDADMVFITCGEGGGTGTGASPVIAEEAKNAGSLVVAVVTKPFDFEGVWRNKNAETGIDHLKEIVDTLICIPNQRLVAISPKEQSIVEAFKVGNVVLFNAIKGIAEMITKPGLINLDFADIRTVMIEKGKAVMGMGIAEGENRAVQAAQLAIASPLLDDATIKGARGVLINVTGGSDLTMTEFNEAGLMIRNEVGGDAKVIAGVVIDEELENKVKVMVVATGITDKAPQTVVEFPAVNTRDDLGLPTFVRQKEKKESKERLINENDLEVPTFLRRQID from the coding sequence ATGCTGGAATTAGTGCAGGAGCCGAAATACTGTGCAAAGATAAAACTGATCGGAGTTGGCGGCGGCGGATGCAACACCATCAACTACGCTCAGTCATACGGGATTCAGGGCGTGGAGAGCATCGCGATCAATACCGACGCCCAGGTGCTGCAAATGAGCCAGGCGCCGGAAAAGGTGCAGATCGGTACGAACCTGACGGCCGGCCTGGGCGCGGGCGGCGATCCCGAGATCGGCCGCAAGGCCGCCGAGGAATCGCGTGAGCAGATCAGGGACCTCGTGAAGGACGCGGACATGGTCTTCATTACCTGCGGAGAAGGCGGCGGCACCGGAACCGGCGCGTCGCCCGTAATCGCCGAGGAAGCAAAGAACGCAGGCAGCCTGGTCGTGGCCGTTGTCACCAAGCCCTTTGACTTTGAGGGCGTCTGGCGGAACAAGAACGCCGAGACCGGGATCGACCACCTGAAGGAGATCGTGGATACACTTATCTGCATCCCGAATCAGCGCCTGGTAGCGATATCGCCGAAAGAACAATCGATCGTCGAAGCATTCAAGGTCGGCAATGTCGTGTTGTTCAACGCGATCAAGGGTATCGCCGAGATGATAACCAAGCCCGGACTCATTAACCTTGATTTTGCCGATATCCGGACTGTCATGATCGAGAAGGGTAAGGCCGTCATGGGCATGGGTATTGCTGAAGGCGAAAACCGCGCCGTGCAAGCGGCCCAGCTGGCGATTGCTTCGCCATTACTGGATGACGCGACCATCAAGGGCGCCCGGGGCGTGTTGATCAACGTGACCGGTGGATCCGATCTGACGATGACCGAGTTCAACGAAGCCGGCCTGATGATCCGTAACGAGGTCGGTGGCGACGCAAAGGTCATTGCCGGCGTAGTGATCGACGAGGAACTTGAGAATAAGGTGAAGGTCATGGTCGTTGCGACCGGTATCACGGACAAAGCACCCCAGACCGTGGTGGAATTCCCGGCGGTGAACACGCGGGACGACTTAGGACTGCCGACTTTCGTCCGGCAGAAGGAAAAAAAGGAATCAAAAGAGCGCCTTATCAACGAGAACGACCTGGAAGTACCGACGTTCCTGAGGAGGCAGATCGACTAG
- the murB gene encoding UDP-N-acetylmuramate dehydrogenase produces the protein MKKAFRISPAAGFEIRRGEQLAGHTSLGIGGKADYFIRVHSRKGLRQVLAFVARYRLRAMVIGAGTNVLFSDRGFKGVVIKLCGSFSEIKMGGEQCVCGAGVYLRTLVKKARDTQRRGAEFLAGIPGTVGGAVKGNAGAWGHAIAGITENVTVMTRDGKVKVLEAEEIGFKYRSSRISDRHTIVSVTLRLGKGRRSVISGTIKKYLAQRNARQPSGRSAGSFFKNPPGNPAGKLIEECGLKGSRVGQAMVSLRHGNFIMNCGRATADDVLALVRKIQNAVRRNKGIKLQPEVRIVR, from the coding sequence ATGAAGAAAGCGTTTCGGATCAGTCCCGCAGCGGGTTTTGAGATCAGGCGTGGCGAACAGTTGGCCGGGCACACGTCGTTGGGGATCGGCGGCAAGGCCGATTATTTTATCCGCGTGCATTCCAGGAAAGGTCTCAGGCAGGTATTGGCGTTCGTTGCCCGGTACCGGCTGAGAGCTATGGTGATCGGCGCCGGCACGAACGTGCTCTTCAGCGACCGGGGATTCAAGGGTGTCGTGATCAAACTGTGCGGTTCTTTTTCGGAGATAAAAATGGGTGGAGAACAATGCGTATGCGGAGCTGGAGTTTATCTCAGGACGCTGGTGAAAAAAGCTCGCGACACTCAGCGCCGCGGCGCTGAGTTCCTTGCCGGTATCCCCGGAACGGTCGGCGGCGCCGTAAAAGGCAATGCTGGTGCCTGGGGACATGCGATCGCAGGGATCACGGAAAACGTAACGGTCATGACCAGGGACGGAAAGGTAAAGGTCCTCGAGGCGGAAGAGATCGGTTTCAAATACCGCAGTTCCAGGATCAGCGATCGTCACACGATCGTGTCGGTCACGCTGCGCCTGGGCAAGGGGCGCCGGTCGGTGATCTCCGGAACGATAAAGAAATATCTCGCCCAGCGGAATGCCCGCCAGCCCAGCGGCCGCAGCGCCGGCTCATTCTTCAAAAATCCGCCGGGGAACCCGGCCGGAAAGTTGATCGAGGAATGCGGCCTTAAGGGCAGCCGGGTGGGACAGGCGATGGTAAGTCTCAGGCACGGCAATTTCATCATGAATTGCGGTCGTGCTACGGCTGACGATGTGCTCGCGCTGGTCCGGAAGATCCAGAATGCTGTGCGCAGGAATAAAGGGATCAAGCTGCAGCCCGAGGTGAGGATAGTGCGATGA
- the murC gene encoding UDP-N-acetylmuramate--L-alanine ligase — MKKLLGKTERLHFIGIGGIGMSGLAVVLKNLKFEVSGSDINRTHITEALVKKGIHVVYRHKKENVTGADVAVYSTAIPENNPEISEAKRLGIPLIHRGELLAELTRLKISVCISGTHGKTTTTSIVGDVLQKGGLEPTTIVGGIVKGKSQAHLGRGDYLVCEADESDKSFLRLLPAYAVITNIEAEHLDHYKNLDEIKDSFSHFANHVPFWGCIFLCADSLSALQIRNKIFRKVIFYGLGEFAHLRSRTIERTEQGTTFSVSMHNKHVGKFMIRIPGRHNITNATAAIGVGMELGIRTSCIRDSLAEFKGVRRRIEYLGEVNSIKVFDDYGHHPTEIAVTLQTLREYYPKERIIAVFQPHRYSRTYHLFDQFAFAFLYANIVVVTDIYAAHELPIPGVTADALAKRISKEQDGVHYIADFDRIVDFLKETTAPNDIVILLGAGNINEVSGRLLKELA, encoded by the coding sequence ATGAAAAAGCTGCTGGGCAAGACGGAACGGCTTCATTTTATCGGCATCGGCGGTATCGGCATGAGCGGTCTTGCAGTCGTGCTCAAAAATTTAAAGTTCGAAGTGTCGGGGTCGGACATAAACCGCACGCATATCACCGAGGCGCTGGTGAAAAAGGGCATCCACGTGGTTTACCGGCATAAGAAGGAAAATGTCACCGGCGCGGACGTCGCGGTCTATTCGACCGCTATTCCGGAGAACAACCCCGAGATCAGCGAGGCAAAACGCCTGGGCATTCCTTTGATCCACCGGGGCGAGCTGCTGGCAGAACTGACCCGGCTGAAGATCTCCGTCTGCATCTCCGGCACGCACGGCAAGACGACCACGACCTCGATCGTCGGTGATGTGCTGCAAAAGGGCGGGCTTGAGCCGACGACGATCGTCGGCGGCATCGTCAAGGGTAAGAGCCAGGCGCACCTGGGGCGGGGCGATTATCTGGTATGCGAAGCGGATGAATCGGACAAGTCCTTTCTGCGCTTACTACCCGCGTACGCGGTCATCACCAATATCGAGGCCGAGCACCTTGACCATTACAAGAACCTGGATGAGATCAAGGACAGTTTCAGCCACTTTGCCAACCACGTGCCGTTCTGGGGATGTATTTTTCTGTGCGCGGACTCCCTGAGCGCCCTGCAGATCCGCAACAAGATATTCCGGAAAGTCATTTTCTACGGGCTTGGTGAATTCGCGCATCTGCGGTCCCGGACGATCGAGCGGACCGAACAGGGCACCACATTTTCCGTGTCGATGCATAACAAGCACGTCGGCAAGTTTATGATCAGGATCCCGGGCCGGCACAATATCACCAACGCGACCGCGGCCATCGGTGTGGGTATGGAATTGGGCATCAGGACCTCGTGTATCCGGGATTCACTGGCCGAATTCAAGGGCGTGCGCCGGCGCATCGAATATCTCGGTGAGGTCAATTCGATAAAGGTCTTTGACGACTACGGTCACCATCCCACCGAGATCGCGGTCACGCTCCAGACCCTGCGGGAGTATTATCCCAAGGAACGGATCATCGCTGTCTTCCAGCCGCACCGTTACAGCAGAACTTATCATCTTTTCGACCAGTTCGCGTTCGCGTTCCTGTACGCGAATATCGTGGTCGTCACCGACATCTACGCGGCCCATGAACTTCCGATCCCCGGCGTCACGGCCGACGCGCTGGCAAAAAGGATCAGCAAGGAACAGGACGGGGTGCATTACATAGCGGACTTTGACCGGATCGTCGATTTTCTCAAAGAAACGACCGCACCCAATGACATCGTGATCCTGCTGGGTGCCGGCAACATCAATGAAGTGAGCGGTCGTTTGTTAAAGGAACTGGCATGA
- the ftsA gene encoding cell division protein FtsA: MAKKEKIVGIDLGTTKVAAIIAEVDNGELKIVGVGSTPSYGLKRGVIVNLEKSIGSIKKAVDEASRMAGVKVDTCYAGISGSHIESINAHAMIATARTGGVITKRDIERVIEQAQAIALPLDREIIHAIPIEYIVDNEKGIKDPIGMSGVKLEAEVHIVTAAITSAQNIFSALQRAGLRVKDLVLQPLASSYSVLQPDEMDLGVCLLDMGGGTTDLAIFYDGAIRYTQVIPLGGEYITNDIAIGIRTPHVQAETIKRKYATLMLTPEEKKEEIKVPGIGGREDRFITKETLYNIVSPRVEEIMMIVNKEIKKSGFFDVLGAGVVITGGTARLQGMDRFAEEIFNLPVKIGIPKKIGGLTDIILDPIYATGVGLIIYGFDKKNESLIPRAKGGTIFDALKKRFEDLFGKYF; encoded by the coding sequence ATGGCAAAAAAAGAGAAGATCGTGGGCATTGATCTGGGAACGACCAAAGTCGCGGCGATCATAGCGGAGGTTGACAACGGCGAGTTGAAGATCGTTGGTGTGGGTTCAACGCCGTCGTACGGTTTGAAACGGGGAGTGATCGTCAACCTCGAAAAATCGATCGGATCGATCAAGAAAGCGGTCGATGAAGCCAGCCGGATGGCGGGCGTCAAGGTCGATACCTGCTATGCCGGCATTTCCGGATCCCACATTGAGAGCATTAATGCCCACGCGATGATCGCCACGGCCCGGACCGGCGGCGTCATCACCAAACGCGACATCGAACGGGTCATTGAACAGGCACAGGCGATCGCCCTGCCGCTTGACCGGGAGATAATCCATGCCATACCCATCGAGTACATCGTGGACAACGAAAAGGGTATCAAGGACCCGATCGGCATGAGCGGTGTCAAGCTGGAAGCCGAGGTGCATATCGTGACGGCGGCGATCACATCCGCCCAGAATATTTTTTCCGCGCTCCAGCGCGCGGGACTCCGGGTGAAAGACCTGGTGCTGCAACCCCTGGCGTCCTCGTATTCGGTCCTGCAGCCCGACGAGATGGACCTTGGCGTCTGCCTGCTGGACATGGGCGGCGGTACAACGGACCTCGCCATATTCTACGACGGCGCGATCCGTTATACCCAGGTGATCCCGCTGGGCGGCGAGTATATTACGAATGACATCGCGATCGGCATCAGGACGCCACATGTCCAGGCCGAAACGATCAAACGGAAGTACGCCACACTGATGCTCACGCCCGAGGAGAAAAAAGAGGAGATCAAGGTGCCCGGCATCGGCGGTCGCGAAGACCGATTCATCACCAAGGAGACCCTGTACAATATCGTGAGCCCGCGGGTCGAAGAGATCATGATGATCGTCAACAAGGAGATCAAGAAGAGCGGGTTCTTTGACGTGCTGGGTGCCGGCGTGGTGATCACGGGCGGTACGGCCCGGCTTCAGGGCATGGACCGTTTTGCCGAGGAAATATTCAACCTGCCGGTCAAGATCGGAATCCCCAAGAAGATCGGCGGGCTGACCGATATCATCCTCGATCCGATCTACGCGACGGGCGTCGGCCTGATCATCTACGGGTTTGACAAAAAGAACGAATCGCTGATACCCCGGGCAAAGGGAGGCACCATCTTTGATGCGTTGAAAAAGCGGTTCGAGGATCTGTTCGGGAAATATTTTTAA